The sequence below is a genomic window from Brevibacillus agri.
TGTCCACTACGATGACGAGCGCCTGCAGCGGACGCTGGCGTACATCGCCAAGCTGGCGGAGCAGCATCAGGTCTTTCTGTTTACTTGCCACGAACGGGAGCAGCGCTTGCTTGCGCCGCTCTTGCGCGGATCGGATTGGCACAAGGCGCATCAGCTCGGGTAATTGTTACCTGACTTGTGAAAGAGGTTGCCCCTTGTAATTCCAACCTCTATAATGGAGTTTGATTATGTCTCGTACCAAGATACATGAGGAGTGGGCCCTATGACGCAACGCAAGCCGGAGTGGCTCAAGATCAACCTTGTTTCAGGACCAGAACTCGCCAGCTTCAAAGAGCTGAAGCAAACCATGCGCAGCAAGACACTACATACCGTTTGCGAAGAAGCAAAATGTCCCAACATTCATGAGTGCTGGGCCAGCGGTACAGCTACGTTCATGATTTTGGGTGATATATGTACCCGTGCCTGTCGGTTTTGTGCCGTAAAAACCGGATTGCCGACAGAGCTTGATGTGGCCGAGCCGGAACGCGTGGCAGAAGCTGCCGAGCAAATGCGTTTGCGGCACGTCGTCGTCACCTCCGTTGCCCGTGATGATCTGAAAGACGGAGGCGCGCAAATTTTTGCGGAGACGATTCGGGCGATTCGCCGCCGTCTGCCGTTTGCCTCTGTGGAAGTGCTGATTCCGGACTTCCAAGGGAATTGGGATGCGCTCAAGCTTGTGATGGACGCGAAGCCGGACGTGCTGAACCACAATATTGAGGCAGTCCGCCGCCTGTCTGACCGCGTGCGGGCACGCGCCAAGTACGACCGGACGCTGGAGCTGCTGAAAAAGGCGAAGGAATTCCAGCCGAACATTCCGACGAAGTCCAGCCTGATGATCGGAGTCGGGGAGACGCTTGAAGAAGTGATCGAAACCATGGACGATTTGCGTTCCGTGGATGTCAACATCATGACGATCGGCCAGTACCTGCAGCCGACGAAAAAGCATCTGAAGGTCGAGCACTACTACCATCCGGACGAATTTGCCCGCCTGAAGGAAGAAGGCATGAAGCGCGGTTTCAGCCACGTGGAAGCAGGGCCGCTCGTGCGCAGCTCGTACCACGCACACGAACAGGCGAATGCCGCGAAGGAAACGATTGCCAAGGAGGCCTTGCCACAGGCGCAAGGTCAGTAATAAGAAGAAAAACCCCCTCATTGCATGCGAAAAGGAATCGCTGCAAAAGGGGGTTCTTCTCTATACAGGGGAGATTCGCCTTAGCGACTGGTTGTACCCATTTTCGCTTTTTGAGTCGCATTCGCGTTCTTTTGAGTGTTCATGCTTTTTGCTTGCTCGCCGTCTGTTACGCCGCCCATGCGCTTGATGAGCGTATCGATGCTCGCAGCATCCTCGGTACGCGCTGTATGCACATTGCTGGAACGGCTGGCGACACGGACAATTTCCTGAATGTCATTCGGGTTGTCCGTCACATACACCTTGTAATAGCGTGGCGAGATCGACTGCGCATTCATTTTCGCCTGGTTTTTGGCTGTGCGCGGGTCTACTCCCTGGGTGTTCAGACCGACGAAAATTTCTTCATCCGTCACCAGGACAGTAGAACGCTGAACGCCAGGGCAGCTCGTGGTGACGTTGCCGACTGCTTGCGCCAGAGCGTCGCGGTCTACGTAGACGTTTTGGGCGCCAGCGGTCTTCATGCCTGCCCGGTTTGTCTGGACGTAGCCCATTTTCGGCATGCCGGTTTGCATGATGCCGGCTCCTGCGCGATTCCAGGCCCGCTTTTGATAAATGGAATGGTTCATTCCATTCGGCGTGCCCAACACTCCGTCGTTATGGTCGGTAAAGGCGTTGTAAGGTCGCATGCCACTGGTGTAGGCGTTGTAGTTGTTGACGTTCGCCCGTGGATACGTCCCATTCGGGTACAGGCCGTTATCGACGCCCGGCGTGTTGTTCAGACCGACACCGTTGCGGACGTGCAGTCCGTCAAAGTTTGCGGAGCGCACGCCGTCGTAGTTGCGGACATGCAGCTCGTCAACGTTTGTGACGTGAGGAGCGGTCTGGTTTGGATGCGTGTAGTTCGGCGCAGCGTTGTTCGCACATGCGGAAGCCAAGAGAGCAATGCCTGCAATCGCAGGATACAACCATGTCTTTTTCAATGGTAACACCCCCTACACGATAGAATGTCCAGGGGGCTTGCGCAGTTTTCGTGGGAATTTTATCTCTTGCTGTTTGAAATGTGATAAGATGGACGAAAGTACACAAGTGTAAGGAGGAAGCGGACTTGATTCGCACGCAAGCCGGTACTTATGAAGTCATGGAAGAAAATCGCGACGGCTGGAATCCGGAAGCATTCAGGGAGCGTTACAGCGATATCCTCGACAAATACGATTACATCGTCGGAGACTGGGGCTATGGACAGCTTCGTTTGCGGGGATTTTATACAGATTCCAACCGCAAAGTACCGTTCGAGCAGCGGATCGCCGCTTTGGATGAGTACCTGCACGAGTTTTGCAACTTTGGTTGCCCGTACTTTGTCTTGCGCAAAGTAAAAGCGGCGGTCGGCAACAACGGCCCGGAACAGGACGGCCAGGACGAGAATCAGGATAACATTCTCGATATCCGCCAGAACGCATCCCGTGGCGACAATTCTCCGCTGATTGTCGAGCGCAAGGAGCGGCGCCGTTTTCATCCGCGCCAAAACAGGCAGGAGCGCCAGGAACGAAACAACGGAGGCGCCAACGAGCGGTCCGGAGGCCGCAATGAGCGCTCGGACAAGCCGAAGTTTCACAAGGATAAGCCGGAGAAAAACGGCAAGGACTCGTCCTCGCGGGAGAAGCGCCCGAACCAGTCGCGTCCCAATCGCGAGCGCGACAAAGTTCCAACCGGACAAGGCCAAAGCACGCCGAGGCGTGACACATAAGGAAGACAAACAAAAAAGAAGCTGGGAAAAACAACGCGTTTTTCTCCGGCTTCTTTTTCATTTGAGGAAAGCGGCTTTGTTTTTTTGATTCGTAGACTGAACAAATCTTGCAAAACGCCAGTCGTTTTATGTAAAATATTTACATGCATCTGCTCGTTTTTTGTAAAATGTAGTAAAATTTGTATATTCGTGCGAAGAAGGGGGGAGGAAATATGGGGGAATGTAAGACCATGATATTTTACGTTGTCTGGTTTTAGCCACTATCATGAAGAATGACAGCGATTTCATTCGTTGTGTGACACTATTCGAAGCTTTCCGACCACACGCAACAGATCAACAAAAAACGGAATACAAGCAAATCATGGAGGGGATACGAAATGAAGAAGTCGATTTTGCTAGCAATCGTTTTAGTTTTGGGACTGTATAGTAGCGTTACGAGTGGACAAGCACCAATCCCAAAAGGAACCGTTATCCAATATGAACACGGTGTTGGCGGGTAAACGCGGATAAACATGGAGAAAAATCATCCTCAAAAGAGGATGATTTTTTTTACTATTCAAATTTTTTCAACCGCCAACTTTCTGAATGTCGATGTATAGTTATAAATGTGCTTTTCTGCAAGAAAAAGGGAGTGATAACCTTAGGGGTTATTTCATATAAAAATGACGTTCCATCAACGCAGGACACAAGAGAGTAAAGGGGTATTTTCCCGTACTTACCAGCCAAAGGGGCCGTCTCCAAGTCGATTTTTCGGCTTTGGAGATGCCCCTTTTCCATTTCAAAAACCTTGGTCGATCATGCTGCTGATTTTGAGAAATGAGCGGATTTTCCCCTTTGGAACAACCCCTTTTTATACCATCTCAGCTCTTAGCGTTAGAACCCGTATCCGCCGAAAAACGGATAGGGCTGGTACGGATATGGATAGTACGGATACGAGTATGGATACGGGTACGGATAGTAATAGGGCGGATAGAAGCTATAAGGGAGCGGGATGATGAGAGGGAACCCGCTGTCGTTTCTTCTTCTGCGAAAGAAGACGGGGTGCGCCTGATCTTCCGGAATCGTCTGGTATTGGTCTTCCGCCTGGTGAGCCTGAAGTTGTTGATCGTCAGCTTGATAAGATTGCATGGTGCGACTGCACTCCTCTCGTTTGTCTGTACGTGCAGTAGCATTATACGAGACATCCGCCTGTGTGGAGAGTTGTCCTCATGGATTTGGGCACAAAACAGCCCATCCCGAAAGGCTCGTTTCGAGATGGGCTTGGGACATGCAGAAGACGGATGTTAAATCACAGTTTCCAAAAAGGTTTTCAGCTCTTCCGCTTCCTGCTCGTTCAAGTTAAAGGCAAATTCGAGATAGCCTTCTTCCTCCAGATCGTCGTGCCCGATAATGGCAGAACGGCCGTTTTGGATGTTAATGACGAGCTTTTTGCCGTAAAAACGGTTGGTCGTCGTGATAGCCAGGTCGAAGCGGGTCGCTTCGCCTGTGAAGCTGACAAATCGCGTTTTGGTGTCCTCCGATTCGTCGTACAAATAAAACAAGTCATTCGCCATAAATACGCTCCTCTACTTCCATGCCAGATTTGGTTTGTGCTCGATATTGTGCAAAGCGCGGACAAAACGGATCGTTTTCGTCTGGGCGCGCATGACGATGGAGTGCGTCTCCACCATGTCGTCGCCCAAGTAGCGGACTCCCTGCAGCAGCTCGCCGTCCGATACCCCTGTTGCCGCGAAGATGGCGTCGTCTCCTTTTACCATATCGTGCAACGTCAGCAACTGCTCCGGATTGGCAAGCCCCATCTTGATGCAGCGCTCCCGCTCGCTGTCGTTTTGCGGCTTGAGCATCGCCTGCATGTCGCCACCGAGACATTTGATCGCCGCCGCGCTGATGACGCCTTCCGGTGCGCCGCCGATTCCGAGAAACAGGTCAATCCCTGTATGCGGCAGACAGGCGGCAATCGCTGCGCCGACATCGCCGTCGCCGAACAGCTTGACGCGCGCGCCTTTTTCCCGGACGGTGTCGATGATGTCCTGGTGCCGCTCCCGCTCCTGGATGATGACGGTCACATCCTGAACGCGTTTGTTGTTCGCTTTGGCTACTACTTCTATCATTTTATCCACGGGATCGAAAAGGTTGATTTTTCCCGCAGCCCGCTTGCCAACCGCCATTTTCATCATGTACATGTCGGGGGCATGCAGCAAGGTTCCGCGGTCACCGACAGCGATCACCGACATGGCATTGTTGTGTCCCTTGGCGACGATCGTCGTTCCCTCCAGCGGGTCTACGGCGACGTCTACCTCCGGGCCGACCGCATCCGGGTGGCCGAGCTTTTCGCCAATGTACAGCATCGGGGCTTCGTCCAGCTCGCCTTCGCCAATGACGACCGTCCCTCTCATGTTGATCGTGTCAAACATGGCGCGCATGGCGCTGGTCGCTGCTCCGTCCGCTTCATTTTTCTTTCCTCGTCCCATCCAGTGTGACGAGGCGAGGGCAGCCATTTCTGTCACCCGCACGATTTCCAATGCCAGTTCGCGTTCCACAGTTGTGTTCCTCCCTTTATGCCGGCAAAAAATTCACCCCATCATTGTAACATAAAGTACAAGCTGATTCGTGACAGCCGGGACAAATTTGGTATACTGTTGGAGGAAAAGAGGTGAAAGCCGTGAGCAATTCCTATTTGCAGGAAGGGGAATTGGTCCTTCTCGTCCTGGTGCTGACGTTTGTGTTTACTACCTATTATGCAAAACGAAAAGCAAAAAAGCGAAAATAAGGAGAATCTCATGTACGACGTGAATACAAAGCGAATTGACCAAGTATTGTCCTATATGTCTCGCATGCTTGATCTGCTGGACAAGCTCAGGGAACGGGGAGCCGAAGCGGTTTTGTCGGACGAAGTGGCTGTTGCAGCGATGGAGCGAGCCCTGCACTTGTCCATCGAAGGAATTGTCGATGTCGGAAATGCGCTGATCGACGGCTTTATCATGCGCGATCCTGGCAGCTACAGTGATATTGTAGAAATTTTGCGCGACGAGCAAGTCGTTACCGATGAGCAGGCGGCGATTCTGACCCGCGTTGTTGATTTCCGCAAGCATCTGGTCATTGACTATACGAGCGTTCCGGCGGAGGAAATGTTCGCGCTGGTGAACGAAGCCGTGGCAGCGATGCGGCAGTTTGACCCGCATGTGCGTGCGTTTTTGCAGAAAGAATTGTTCTAGAAAATGGAGAAGCGGATTTTTTATACAAAACACTTTCGTTTGTTTACTAAAGC
It includes:
- the lipA gene encoding lipoyl synthase, encoding MTQRKPEWLKINLVSGPELASFKELKQTMRSKTLHTVCEEAKCPNIHECWASGTATFMILGDICTRACRFCAVKTGLPTELDVAEPERVAEAAEQMRLRHVVVTSVARDDLKDGGAQIFAETIRAIRRRLPFASVEVLIPDFQGNWDALKLVMDAKPDVLNHNIEAVRRLSDRVRARAKYDRTLELLKKAKEFQPNIPTKSSLMIGVGETLEEVIETMDDLRSVDVNIMTIGQYLQPTKKHLKVEHYYHPDEFARLKEEGMKRGFSHVEAGPLVRSSYHAHEQANAAKETIAKEALPQAQGQ
- a CDS encoding DUF3055 domain-containing protein, producing the protein MANDLFYLYDESEDTKTRFVSFTGEATRFDLAITTTNRFYGKKLVINIQNGRSAIIGHDDLEEEGYLEFAFNLNEQEAEELKTFLETVI
- a CDS encoding DUF86 domain-containing protein, translating into MYDVNTKRIDQVLSYMSRMLDLLDKLRERGAEAVLSDEVAVAAMERALHLSIEGIVDVGNALIDGFIMRDPGSYSDIVEILRDEQVVTDEQAAILTRVVDFRKHLVIDYTSVPAEEMFALVNEAVAAMRQFDPHVRAFLQKELF
- the glpX gene encoding class II fructose-bisphosphatase, producing the protein MERELALEIVRVTEMAALASSHWMGRGKKNEADGAATSAMRAMFDTINMRGTVVIGEGELDEAPMLYIGEKLGHPDAVGPEVDVAVDPLEGTTIVAKGHNNAMSVIAVGDRGTLLHAPDMYMMKMAVGKRAAGKINLFDPVDKMIEVVAKANNKRVQDVTVIIQERERHQDIIDTVREKGARVKLFGDGDVGAAIAACLPHTGIDLFLGIGGAPEGVISAAAIKCLGGDMQAMLKPQNDSERERCIKMGLANPEQLLTLHDMVKGDDAIFAATGVSDGELLQGVRYLGDDMVETHSIVMRAQTKTIRFVRALHNIEHKPNLAWK
- a CDS encoding YhcN/YlaJ family sporulation lipoprotein codes for the protein MKKTWLYPAIAGIALLASACANNAAPNYTHPNQTAPHVTNVDELHVRNYDGVRSANFDGLHVRNGVGLNNTPGVDNGLYPNGTYPRANVNNYNAYTSGMRPYNAFTDHNDGVLGTPNGMNHSIYQKRAWNRAGAGIMQTGMPKMGYVQTNRAGMKTAGAQNVYVDRDALAQAVGNVTTSCPGVQRSTVLVTDEEIFVGLNTQGVDPRTAKNQAKMNAQSISPRYYKVYVTDNPNDIQEIVRVASRSSNVHTARTEDAASIDTLIKRMGGVTDGEQAKSMNTQKNANATQKAKMGTTSR
- a CDS encoding YutD family protein, with the protein product MIRTQAGTYEVMEENRDGWNPEAFRERYSDILDKYDYIVGDWGYGQLRLRGFYTDSNRKVPFEQRIAALDEYLHEFCNFGCPYFVLRKVKAAVGNNGPEQDGQDENQDNILDIRQNASRGDNSPLIVERKERRRFHPRQNRQERQERNNGGANERSGGRNERSDKPKFHKDKPEKNGKDSSSREKRPNQSRPNRERDKVPTGQGQSTPRRDT